In Temnothorax longispinosus isolate EJ_2023e chromosome 10, Tlon_JGU_v1, whole genome shotgun sequence, a single window of DNA contains:
- the LOC139821107 gene encoding nurim homolog produces MISNVLSVIVGASSFVYTCYILCRLTYFLSTYGDNESLHMVSDENAAESTLWSLLVDMLLITIFVFQHSIMANDLVKQTFSRLRIEHLSRSIYNACSSASLHFLINKWQQTPAATMWKFDTSNETVWMLFSSLHVFAWTIIYSGCIMMDIAELCGLKQIWYKVSERNGPLDTKSRELRRYMRHMRHPSFTGFLAILWIYPIMSADRVLLGIILTVYMTLLWTIDYEDYNYHNRYFRQKQIELSY; encoded by the exons ATGATCTCGAATGTGTTAAGCGTAATCGTGGGCGCTTCCAGTTTCGTATATACTTGCTACATCTTGTGCAGACTAACTTATTTCTTGTCAACTTACGGCGATAATGAAAGTTTACACATGGTGTCAG ATGAGAATGCAGCTGAATCTACTTTATGGTCTCTTTTAGTGGATATGTTGCTCATTACAATCTTTGTCTTTCAACATTCAATCATGGCCAATGATCTCGTTAAACAAACTTTCTCTCGACTGCGTATCGAACATCTTAGTAGGAGTATTTACAATGCCTGCAGCTCAGCGAGTCTTCACTTCTTGATCAATAAATGGCAGCAGACTCCAGCTGCAACAATGTGGAAGTTTGACACTTCGAACGAGACAGTCTGGATGTTATTTTCCAGCCTCCATGTATTTGCTTGGACTATTATTTATAGTGGATGCATTATGATGGATATTGCTGAGCTCTGTGGACTCAAGCAGATATGGTATAAAGTGTCTGAAAGAAATGGTCCATTGGATACAAAATCTAGGGAACTGCGCAGATATATGAGACACATGAGACATCCTAGTTTTACTGGGTTTCTTGCTATTTTATGGATTTATCCTATCATGAG tgcgGATCGAGTACTATTGGGCATCATATTAACAGTGTATATGACATTGTTGTGGACAATAGATTATGAAGACTATAATTATCATAACAGATATTTCAGACAGAAGCAAATAGAATTGTCTTATTAG
- the Eif4b gene encoding uncharacterized protein Eif4b isoform X2, protein MSSGKKNKAKKKGKTVDLWTYLADGNGQAPNIPMKSSNWADDVEDDHEGFSSRSNKDPVILPTAPRAARGPGVDDDSIPTNPPYVAYISNLPYDVDDEDLAEFFADMKISNMRLPKDANKIKGYGYVEFEDRQSLIDALSMTNTTIKTRRVRIEVSNSSNDDRRGGRMGRDNRRDNYDDPERTSGDWRSGPREDLSEGDSYRSRYDNRDRFDNRERHDYDNKPGAWRERDSNDKGSTFKERAGFRDDSRDRDRAWREKDSNDKGSTFKERAGFRDDSRDRDRDRDWNRFGDRGRSRDRDGDRSSSFGPRRNYGDSDWNRDRQQDRDPKPAESRQRPKLQLQPRTKPVESIAAAEDSTADSTTESKSTADSESTQRAPAPVPAANIFGAAKPVDTTARDREIEERLVKSYAESRSREETDTKERREGTWGRRNGEGRDDKDKDKEKEKENENENENEYENEKEKEKERGRPAWRSEEDRGARLERSAPRSQPTPTRSDEQSGSKTSPAPRSGPPTSKGPQKPVEKDIRAAERDRKDKEKDEISRMPKAKDEQAPNFVASNKYSMLPDDVDPDNIDE, encoded by the exons ATGTCCTCAG GCAAGAAGAACAAGGCCAAGAAGAAGGGAAAGACCGTGGATTTATGGACATACCTCGCCGACGGAAATGGGCAGGCCCCGAATATCCCCATGAAATCGTCCAATTGGGCTGACGATGTAGAGGACGATCATG aaggATTTTCATCAAGGAGCAACAAAGATCCGGTTATATTGCCGACTGCTCCAAGGGCTGCACGAGGACCAGGGGTGGATGACGATAGCATCCCTACAAATCCTCCTTATGTAGCCTACATAAGCAATCTGCCATACGATGTAGATGATGAAGATCTGGCAGAATTTTTCGCAGATATGAAG ATTTCAAACATGCGTTTGCCAAaagatgcaaataaaattaaaggcTACGGTTATGTCGAATTTGAGGATCGCCAGAGTCTAATTGATGCTCTTTCTATGACAAATACG ACCATTAAGACGAGACGCGTGAGAATTGAAGTCTCGAATAGCAGTAACGATGATCGTCGAGGTGGTAGGATGGGTAGAGACAACCGTAGGGACAATTACGATGATCCGGAACGCACGTCCGGCGACTGGAGAAGTGGACCGCGCGAGGATTTGTCAGAAGGAGATTCCTATCGCAGTCGATACGATAACAGGGACCGATTTGACAACAGAGAAA gACACGATTACGATAACAAGCCAGGTGCATGGCGCGAGAGAGACAGCAACGATAAAGGATCCACTTTTAAAGAGAGGGCTGGCTTCAGAGATGATAGCAGGGACAGAGACAGGGCATGGCGCGAGAAAGACAGCAACGATAAAGGATCCACTTTTAAAGAGAGGGCTGGCTTCAGAGATGATAGCAGGGACAGAGACAGGGACAGGGACTGGAATCGTTTTGGCGATAGAGGGAGAAGCAGAGACAGAGACGGGGACAGGAGCAGCAGTTTCGGGCCACGTCGCAATTATGGCGATTCCGATTGGAACCGTGATCGTCAGCAAGATCGTGATCCGAAAC CGGCGGAGTCACGACAAAGACCGAAACTGCAACTACAACCTCGCACGAAACCCGTCGAGTCCATCGCAGCTGCGGAAGATTCAACAGCTGACAGTACGACGGAATCGAAATCAACGGCAGATTCGGAATCAACTCAAAGAGCGCCAGCGCCCGTGCCAGCAGCCAATATTTTCGGTGCTGCGAAGCCTGTAGATACCACTGCCCGTGACCGAGAGATAGAAGAGCGTCTCGTCAAGTCGTACGCGGAATCACGATCCCGAGAAGAaac GGACACTAAAGAACGTAGAGAAGGTACTTGGGGTCGACGTAATGGC GAAGGACGCGACGACAAAGACAAGGAcaaggagaaggagaaagagaatgagAATGAGAATGAGAATGAGTATGAgaatgagaaagagaaggagaaggagaggggTCGACCAGCTTGGCGATCGGAAGAAGATAGAGGCGCTCGGCTTGAGAGATCCGCGCCACGATCTCAACCAACGCCTACTCGTTCTG aCGAGCAAAGTGGATCCAAAACATCACCAGCCCCTCGTTCTGGGCCGCCGACATCCAAAGGACCTCAGAAACCCGTCGAGAAGGATATTCGTGCGGCGGAAAG GGATCGcaaagacaaagaaaaagatgaaatcaGTAGAATGCCGAAGGCTAAAGACGAACAAGCTCCG AATTTTGTAGCTTCCAACAAATATTCCATGCTACCTGATGATGTGGATCCCGACAACATCGATGAATAG
- the Sec15 gene encoding exocyst complex component 6B isoform X1 — protein MSINLAQNLLSSMVPKHEYLLYEIESTDTNSIGLVFRAIYDGHEHQKFMEKLDDRIKAHDKDIERMCNHHYQGFIDSIRELLQVRSQAQQLNAEILELDKCITATSTKVIEKGEELVKARKVESNMAAAVDSLTMCLPVLAAYAKLQKQLKDKRYYPALKTLEQLEHHDLPKVTNYRFSSQITQQIPQLRENIKDASMSDLRDFLENIRKHSPKIGEVAMRHTAEQLATEAEIIGRKKKRSHPNQSNEIEEELSAQDLMDFSPVYRCMHIYTVLREGDTFKTYYRQQRKQQARLVLQPPINMHESIVGYQTYLHGIIGFFVVEDHILNTGNGLATRAYLDELWTMALSTIVNALRTHSAYCTDATLILKIKNLIMLFNTTLRDYGYSVEQLWDLLQEIRVHYNEVLMQHWVQVFRDILDEDNFLPIQVTTQAEYDQVLNLFPYHDEELQKAEFPKKFPFSDMVPKVYQQVKEFIYACLKFSEDLNFTQTEIDEMICKSTNLLLTRTFSGCLSSLFRKPSLALLQVVQIIINTGYLEKSTKYLEEFVTNITGTPHQGQLSCMDVESAMFRVARDDAEKQICDKLKNKLDEFLELENYDWNLAEPQGHASGFITDLIAFLQSTLTCFTNLPAEVAQVACKSACSHIAKAILGILISEDVKQISMGALQQVNLDTIQCEQFAASEPVVGLPEGILLQYFSQLRQLLDLFMSWDWPTYFHDYGHDSNKYDLVTPNMAVLLLEKLKESDKKTVFSVLKKSERDKKKLLETVLKQLRQLAQTTQQQ, from the exons ATGTCAATTAATCTGGCACAGAATCTTCTGTCGTCGATGGTGCCGAAACACGAGTACCTACTTTATGAGATAGAATCGACTGACACTAATAGCATAGGCCTCGTTTTCAG AGCGATTTACGATGGCCACGAGCATCAGAAATTTATGGAGAAGCTCGATGACCGTATTAAGGCTCATGACAAGGACATCGAGAGGATGTGCAATCATCACTATCAGGGATTCATCGATTCTATTCGGGAGCTCTTACAAGTTCGCTCGCAGGCGCAACAGTTGAAT GCAGAGATATTGGAACTTGACAAATGCATCACCGCCACGTCCACCAAGGTGATCGAGAAGGGCGAGGAACTCGTAAAAGCTCGCAAAGTCGAGAGCAACATGGCTGCTGCTGTAGACAGTCTCACTATGTGCCTTCCTGTCTTAGCTGCGTATGCCAAGTTGCAGAAACAATTAAAGGATAAACGTTACTATCCAGCCTTGAAAACGCTGGAGCAGTTGGAGCATCATGATCTGCCGAAAGTTACGAATTATAGATTTTCCTCTCAAATTACGCAACAAATTCCGCA ATTGCGCGAGAATATTAAGGATGCATCTATGTCTGATTTGAGAgattttctggaaaatatAAGGAAGCATTCGCCAAAGATCGGGGAAGTTGCAATGAGGCAT ACCGCCGAACAGTTAGCGACTGAGGCAGAAATTAtaggaaggaagaaaaagagatctCACCCGAATCAGTCAAACGAAATTGAGGAGGAACTGAGCGCTCAAGATTTAATGGATTTCAGTCCCGTGTATCGATGTATGCATATCTATACTGTGCTCCGGGAAGGAGACACTTTCAAAACGTACTATAGGCAACAAAGAAAGCAGCAAGCTAGACTAGTTTTGCAGCCACCCATCAACATG cacGAGAGTATAGTTGGATATCAGACTTATCTACATGGTATCATTGGTTTCTTTGTGGTAGAAGATCATATATTGAATACAGGAAACGGACTAGCTACTCGCGCATACTTGGACGAGCTTTGGACCATGGCATTGTCCACCATAGTGAATGCTTTACGCACGCATTcg gcaTATTGCACAGACGCTACacttatactaaaaataaaaaatcttattatgtTATTCAATACTACTCTAAGG GATTACGGCTACTCCGTAGAACAACTATGGGATTTGTTACAAGAAATTAGAGTTCATTACAACGAAGTGCTAATGCAACATTGGGTGCAAGTATTCAGGGATATTTTGGACGAAGATAATTTCTTGCCAATTCAA GTTACAACGCAAGCAGAATACGACCAAGTTTTGAATCTATTTCCTTATCACGACGAGGAATTGCAAAAAGCTGAATTTCCAAagaaatttccattttctGATATGGTACCGAAGGTTTATCAGcaagtaaaagaatttatcTACGCTTGCTTAAAATTTTCTGAAGACTTGAATTTCACGCAAACGGAGATTGACGAAATGATATGCAAATCAACGAATCTGTTACTAACCAGAACTTTCAGCGGATGCTTGTCATCCTTGTTTCGCAAGCCATCCTTAGCACTTTTGCAAGtagtacaaattataataaatacggGATATCTCGAGAAATCGACAAAATATTTAGAAGAATTTGTGACTAATATTACTGG CACACCGCATCAAGGACAATTAAGTTGCATGGACGTAGAATCTGCTATGTTTCGAGTCGCGCGAGATGATGCTGAGAAGCAGATTTGCGATAAACTGAAGAATAAGCTGGATGAATTTTTAGAATTGGAGAATTACGACTGGAACTTGGCGGAACCTCAAGGACATGCTTCGGGATTCATTACGGATCTTATTGCGTTTTTGCAGAGTACTTTAACATGCTTCACTAATTTACCG gCTGAAGTAGCTCAAGTGGCATGCAAATCCGCATGTTCTCACATCGCTAAGGCCATATTAGGCATATTAATTAGTGAAGATGTGAAACAGATATCCATGGGTGCATTGCAACAAGTTAATTTAGATACGATACAATGCgaac AATTTGCTGCTTCTGAGCCAGTCGTTGGTTTGCCAGAAGGAATCTTATTGCAGTACTTTTCGCAATTACGACAGTTACTAGATTTATTTATGAGTTGGGACTGGCCTACTTATTTTCACGACTACGGTCATGACTctaataaatatgatttagTAACCCCGAATATGGCTGTGCTTCTGCTGGAAAA GTTGAAAGAGTCTGATAAGAAAACGGTGTTCTCTGTGTTAAAGAAAAGCGAAAGAGATAAGAAGAAATTACTTGAAACtgtattaaaacaattacgtCAACTAGCACAGACTACTCAACAACAGTAA
- the Sec15 gene encoding exocyst complex component 6B isoform X2: MQRDDILIQEIEGIDDYLGPTFRAIYDGHEHQKFMEKLDDRIKAHDKDIERMCNHHYQGFIDSIRELLQVRSQAQQLNAEILELDKCITATSTKVIEKGEELVKARKVESNMAAAVDSLTMCLPVLAAYAKLQKQLKDKRYYPALKTLEQLEHHDLPKVTNYRFSSQITQQIPQLRENIKDASMSDLRDFLENIRKHSPKIGEVAMRHTAEQLATEAEIIGRKKKRSHPNQSNEIEEELSAQDLMDFSPVYRCMHIYTVLREGDTFKTYYRQQRKQQARLVLQPPINMHESIVGYQTYLHGIIGFFVVEDHILNTGNGLATRAYLDELWTMALSTIVNALRTHSAYCTDATLILKIKNLIMLFNTTLRDYGYSVEQLWDLLQEIRVHYNEVLMQHWVQVFRDILDEDNFLPIQVTTQAEYDQVLNLFPYHDEELQKAEFPKKFPFSDMVPKVYQQVKEFIYACLKFSEDLNFTQTEIDEMICKSTNLLLTRTFSGCLSSLFRKPSLALLQVVQIIINTGYLEKSTKYLEEFVTNITGTPHQGQLSCMDVESAMFRVARDDAEKQICDKLKNKLDEFLELENYDWNLAEPQGHASGFITDLIAFLQSTLTCFTNLPAEVAQVACKSACSHIAKAILGILISEDVKQISMGALQQVNLDTIQCEQFAASEPVVGLPEGILLQYFSQLRQLLDLFMSWDWPTYFHDYGHDSNKYDLVTPNMAVLLLEKLKESDKKTVFSVLKKSERDKKKLLETVLKQLRQLAQTTQQQ; this comes from the exons ATGCAGCGGGACGACATCCTGATCCAGGAGATCGAGGGCATCGACGACTACCTGGGCCCGACGTTCCG AGCGATTTACGATGGCCACGAGCATCAGAAATTTATGGAGAAGCTCGATGACCGTATTAAGGCTCATGACAAGGACATCGAGAGGATGTGCAATCATCACTATCAGGGATTCATCGATTCTATTCGGGAGCTCTTACAAGTTCGCTCGCAGGCGCAACAGTTGAAT GCAGAGATATTGGAACTTGACAAATGCATCACCGCCACGTCCACCAAGGTGATCGAGAAGGGCGAGGAACTCGTAAAAGCTCGCAAAGTCGAGAGCAACATGGCTGCTGCTGTAGACAGTCTCACTATGTGCCTTCCTGTCTTAGCTGCGTATGCCAAGTTGCAGAAACAATTAAAGGATAAACGTTACTATCCAGCCTTGAAAACGCTGGAGCAGTTGGAGCATCATGATCTGCCGAAAGTTACGAATTATAGATTTTCCTCTCAAATTACGCAACAAATTCCGCA ATTGCGCGAGAATATTAAGGATGCATCTATGTCTGATTTGAGAgattttctggaaaatatAAGGAAGCATTCGCCAAAGATCGGGGAAGTTGCAATGAGGCAT ACCGCCGAACAGTTAGCGACTGAGGCAGAAATTAtaggaaggaagaaaaagagatctCACCCGAATCAGTCAAACGAAATTGAGGAGGAACTGAGCGCTCAAGATTTAATGGATTTCAGTCCCGTGTATCGATGTATGCATATCTATACTGTGCTCCGGGAAGGAGACACTTTCAAAACGTACTATAGGCAACAAAGAAAGCAGCAAGCTAGACTAGTTTTGCAGCCACCCATCAACATG cacGAGAGTATAGTTGGATATCAGACTTATCTACATGGTATCATTGGTTTCTTTGTGGTAGAAGATCATATATTGAATACAGGAAACGGACTAGCTACTCGCGCATACTTGGACGAGCTTTGGACCATGGCATTGTCCACCATAGTGAATGCTTTACGCACGCATTcg gcaTATTGCACAGACGCTACacttatactaaaaataaaaaatcttattatgtTATTCAATACTACTCTAAGG GATTACGGCTACTCCGTAGAACAACTATGGGATTTGTTACAAGAAATTAGAGTTCATTACAACGAAGTGCTAATGCAACATTGGGTGCAAGTATTCAGGGATATTTTGGACGAAGATAATTTCTTGCCAATTCAA GTTACAACGCAAGCAGAATACGACCAAGTTTTGAATCTATTTCCTTATCACGACGAGGAATTGCAAAAAGCTGAATTTCCAAagaaatttccattttctGATATGGTACCGAAGGTTTATCAGcaagtaaaagaatttatcTACGCTTGCTTAAAATTTTCTGAAGACTTGAATTTCACGCAAACGGAGATTGACGAAATGATATGCAAATCAACGAATCTGTTACTAACCAGAACTTTCAGCGGATGCTTGTCATCCTTGTTTCGCAAGCCATCCTTAGCACTTTTGCAAGtagtacaaattataataaatacggGATATCTCGAGAAATCGACAAAATATTTAGAAGAATTTGTGACTAATATTACTGG CACACCGCATCAAGGACAATTAAGTTGCATGGACGTAGAATCTGCTATGTTTCGAGTCGCGCGAGATGATGCTGAGAAGCAGATTTGCGATAAACTGAAGAATAAGCTGGATGAATTTTTAGAATTGGAGAATTACGACTGGAACTTGGCGGAACCTCAAGGACATGCTTCGGGATTCATTACGGATCTTATTGCGTTTTTGCAGAGTACTTTAACATGCTTCACTAATTTACCG gCTGAAGTAGCTCAAGTGGCATGCAAATCCGCATGTTCTCACATCGCTAAGGCCATATTAGGCATATTAATTAGTGAAGATGTGAAACAGATATCCATGGGTGCATTGCAACAAGTTAATTTAGATACGATACAATGCgaac AATTTGCTGCTTCTGAGCCAGTCGTTGGTTTGCCAGAAGGAATCTTATTGCAGTACTTTTCGCAATTACGACAGTTACTAGATTTATTTATGAGTTGGGACTGGCCTACTTATTTTCACGACTACGGTCATGACTctaataaatatgatttagTAACCCCGAATATGGCTGTGCTTCTGCTGGAAAA GTTGAAAGAGTCTGATAAGAAAACGGTGTTCTCTGTGTTAAAGAAAAGCGAAAGAGATAAGAAGAAATTACTTGAAACtgtattaaaacaattacgtCAACTAGCACAGACTACTCAACAACAGTAA
- the Eif4b gene encoding uncharacterized protein Eif4b isoform X1: MSSGKKNKAKKKGKTVDLWTYLADGNGQAPNIPMKSSNWADDVEDDHEGFSSRSNKDPVILPTAPRAARGPGVDDDSIPTNPPYVAYISNLPYDVDDEDLAEFFADMKISNMRLPKDANKIKGYGYVEFEDRQSLIDALSMTNTTIKTRRVRIEVSNSSNDDRRGGRMGRDNRRDNYDDPERTSGDWRSGPREDLSEGDSYRSRYDNRDRFDNRERHDYDNKPGAWRERDSNDKGSTFKERAGFRDDSRDRDRAWREKDSNDKGSTFKERAGFRDDSRDRDRDRDWNRFGDRGRSRDRDGDRSSSFGPRRNYGDSDWNRDRQQDRDPKPAESRQRPKLQLQPRTKPVESIAAAEDSTADSTTESKSTADSESTQRAPAPVPAANIFGAAKPVDTTARDREIEERLVKSYAESRSREETDTKERREGTWGRRNGEGRDDKDKDKEKEKENENENENEYENEKEKEKERGRPAWRSEEDRGARLERSAPRSQPTPTRSVDEQSGSKTSPAPRSGPPTSKGPQKPVEKDIRAAERDRKDKEKDEISRMPKAKDEQAPNFVASNKYSMLPDDVDPDNIDE; encoded by the exons ATGTCCTCAG GCAAGAAGAACAAGGCCAAGAAGAAGGGAAAGACCGTGGATTTATGGACATACCTCGCCGACGGAAATGGGCAGGCCCCGAATATCCCCATGAAATCGTCCAATTGGGCTGACGATGTAGAGGACGATCATG aaggATTTTCATCAAGGAGCAACAAAGATCCGGTTATATTGCCGACTGCTCCAAGGGCTGCACGAGGACCAGGGGTGGATGACGATAGCATCCCTACAAATCCTCCTTATGTAGCCTACATAAGCAATCTGCCATACGATGTAGATGATGAAGATCTGGCAGAATTTTTCGCAGATATGAAG ATTTCAAACATGCGTTTGCCAAaagatgcaaataaaattaaaggcTACGGTTATGTCGAATTTGAGGATCGCCAGAGTCTAATTGATGCTCTTTCTATGACAAATACG ACCATTAAGACGAGACGCGTGAGAATTGAAGTCTCGAATAGCAGTAACGATGATCGTCGAGGTGGTAGGATGGGTAGAGACAACCGTAGGGACAATTACGATGATCCGGAACGCACGTCCGGCGACTGGAGAAGTGGACCGCGCGAGGATTTGTCAGAAGGAGATTCCTATCGCAGTCGATACGATAACAGGGACCGATTTGACAACAGAGAAA gACACGATTACGATAACAAGCCAGGTGCATGGCGCGAGAGAGACAGCAACGATAAAGGATCCACTTTTAAAGAGAGGGCTGGCTTCAGAGATGATAGCAGGGACAGAGACAGGGCATGGCGCGAGAAAGACAGCAACGATAAAGGATCCACTTTTAAAGAGAGGGCTGGCTTCAGAGATGATAGCAGGGACAGAGACAGGGACAGGGACTGGAATCGTTTTGGCGATAGAGGGAGAAGCAGAGACAGAGACGGGGACAGGAGCAGCAGTTTCGGGCCACGTCGCAATTATGGCGATTCCGATTGGAACCGTGATCGTCAGCAAGATCGTGATCCGAAAC CGGCGGAGTCACGACAAAGACCGAAACTGCAACTACAACCTCGCACGAAACCCGTCGAGTCCATCGCAGCTGCGGAAGATTCAACAGCTGACAGTACGACGGAATCGAAATCAACGGCAGATTCGGAATCAACTCAAAGAGCGCCAGCGCCCGTGCCAGCAGCCAATATTTTCGGTGCTGCGAAGCCTGTAGATACCACTGCCCGTGACCGAGAGATAGAAGAGCGTCTCGTCAAGTCGTACGCGGAATCACGATCCCGAGAAGAaac GGACACTAAAGAACGTAGAGAAGGTACTTGGGGTCGACGTAATGGC GAAGGACGCGACGACAAAGACAAGGAcaaggagaaggagaaagagaatgagAATGAGAATGAGAATGAGTATGAgaatgagaaagagaaggagaaggagaggggTCGACCAGCTTGGCGATCGGAAGAAGATAGAGGCGCTCGGCTTGAGAGATCCGCGCCACGATCTCAACCAACGCCTACTCGTTCTG tagaCGAGCAAAGTGGATCCAAAACATCACCAGCCCCTCGTTCTGGGCCGCCGACATCCAAAGGACCTCAGAAACCCGTCGAGAAGGATATTCGTGCGGCGGAAAG GGATCGcaaagacaaagaaaaagatgaaatcaGTAGAATGCCGAAGGCTAAAGACGAACAAGCTCCG AATTTTGTAGCTTCCAACAAATATTCCATGCTACCTGATGATGTGGATCCCGACAACATCGATGAATAG